In a genomic window of Streptomyces sp. NBC_01231:
- a CDS encoding murein biosynthesis protein MurJ, which yields MTVTPRAPGRGTDRAAVPPARASARSVDGTDLTAHTRKSLAKATLITASLSVAGALLGLVRDQTLAQLFGAGSETDAFLVAWTVPEFAATLLIEDGLAIALIPAFSFALVRRAQGASGDPVRSLVASTLPRLSLCFVAVSALVIGVAPYLVEALAPGLPDPRLAADCTRLTATCVLSFGLAGYCSAALRAHRRFLPPATIYVAYNAGIIATMFLLGGDWGVRSAAAGVAVGGCLMVAVQLPPLWRQLRSHPSAADGVAVEAPPKNLALISAVLLFAMCRQSQVLIERFLASTLPSGSISYLNYAQKVAQIPMTLSLMLCTVTFPVVTRALADGHTERARARVERDLALTSCAVLVGAATVVACAPQIIAILFQRGAFTAQDTAVTAGVMRVYALGLLGQTLVGVLIRSYFSAGRPAWYPTATMAAGLGATFWIGEGTVSSWGVSGIAAANAVGITVTAALLLVGPPSGRRKRQAGVRIVHRARRREGQGTGAARTPLVCRGRGRRGRHRAAHRRPRTRGRAGRYGSSRGVPIRTRRVLSELSRLVLAAGVATAAGAFAASGPTSQVMGLAAGCLTVAAVFLVLGRALDTQGCRFALHFVRTVTRRLRHGRSR from the coding sequence GCGCGGTCCGTGGACGGCACCGATCTCACCGCGCACACCCGGAAGTCCCTCGCCAAGGCCACGCTGATCACGGCGTCGCTGTCCGTCGCCGGGGCGCTGCTCGGGCTGGTGCGGGACCAGACGCTGGCCCAGCTCTTCGGGGCGGGCAGCGAGACGGACGCCTTTCTGGTCGCGTGGACCGTGCCGGAGTTCGCCGCCACACTGCTCATCGAGGACGGGCTGGCCATCGCGCTGATCCCGGCGTTCAGCTTCGCCCTGGTCCGGCGCGCTCAGGGTGCCTCCGGCGACCCGGTCCGCTCCCTGGTCGCCAGCACCCTGCCCCGTCTGTCCCTCTGCTTCGTCGCCGTGTCCGCGCTCGTCATCGGCGTGGCCCCCTACCTGGTCGAGGCTCTGGCACCCGGCCTGCCCGATCCCCGCCTCGCCGCCGACTGCACCCGGCTGACGGCGACCTGCGTCCTGAGTTTCGGGCTCGCCGGGTACTGCAGTGCGGCCCTGCGGGCGCACCGCCGTTTCCTGCCGCCCGCCACGATCTACGTGGCGTACAACGCCGGCATCATCGCCACGATGTTCCTGCTCGGCGGGGACTGGGGCGTGCGATCGGCGGCGGCCGGAGTAGCGGTGGGCGGCTGCCTGATGGTGGCGGTTCAACTACCACCCCTGTGGCGGCAGCTGAGGAGTCACCCGTCCGCCGCCGACGGAGTCGCGGTCGAGGCACCCCCGAAGAACCTGGCCCTGATCAGTGCCGTTCTCCTCTTCGCGATGTGCCGCCAGTCCCAGGTCCTGATCGAACGCTTCCTCGCCTCCACCCTTCCCTCCGGGTCCATCTCGTACCTCAACTACGCGCAGAAGGTGGCCCAGATCCCGATGACGCTGTCGCTGATGCTGTGCACGGTCACCTTCCCGGTGGTGACGCGGGCGCTCGCCGACGGCCACACCGAACGGGCCCGCGCCCGCGTCGAGCGGGACCTGGCACTGACGTCGTGCGCGGTGCTCGTCGGCGCGGCCACGGTGGTCGCCTGCGCCCCGCAGATCATCGCGATCCTTTTCCAACGGGGCGCGTTCACCGCACAGGACACGGCCGTGACGGCGGGCGTCATGCGCGTGTACGCCCTCGGGCTGCTCGGCCAGACCCTGGTGGGGGTCCTGATCCGCTCGTACTTCTCGGCGGGGCGGCCTGCCTGGTATCCGACCGCCACCATGGCCGCGGGCCTCGGCGCGACCTTCTGGATCGGGGAGGGGACGGTGAGCTCCTGGGGTGTGTCGGGGATCGCCGCCGCCAACGCCGTCGGCATCACCGTCACGGCGGCGCTGCTGCTCGTCGGCCCTCCTTCGGGCAGGCGGAAGAGGCAGGCCGGCGTCAGGATCGTCCACAGAGCACGAAGGCGCGAAGGGCAGGGCACGGGCGCCGCCCGGACACCGCTCGTGTGCCGCGGGCGCGGGCGTCGGGGCCGCCATCGAGCGGCTCACCGCCGGCCGAGGACGCGTGGGAGAGCCGGGCGGTACGGCAGCTCGCGCGGGGTCCCGATCCGTACCCGGCGGGTGCTGTCCGAACTGAGCAGGCTGGTGCTGGCGGCGGGGGTCGCGACAGCGGCGGGGGCGTTCGCCGCGAGCGGGCCCACGTCGCAGGTGATGGGCCTCGCGGCCGGCTGCCTGACCGTGGCCGCCGTCTTTCTCGTCCTCGGACGGGCTCTGGACACCCAGGGCTGCAGGTTCGCGCTTCATTTTGTACGCACCGTCACACGAAGGCTGAGGCATGGTCGCTCCCGTTGA
- a CDS encoding polysaccharide deacetylase family protein: MVAPVESVGTGRRPSVRPGPVPWVAMYHSVGDCSDDPYRITVTPERLERQLAWLRRRGLRGVCLRELFAARARGEGRHLVGLTFDDGYADFLEHALPALLRRNCGATLFVLPGRLGGVNSWDPLGPRKPLLTADGIRRAATAGVEIGSHGLTHVDLTRADEVTLKAEVTDSRAHLAELIGAPVDGFCYPYGTVDERAVAAVRDAGYAYACAIDPGPLTGPHALPRLHIGQNDSAWRLHLKHKLHRLRRRPVEGL, translated from the coding sequence ATGGTCGCTCCCGTTGAATCCGTCGGTACCGGCAGACGCCCCTCGGTGCGGCCCGGCCCGGTCCCCTGGGTGGCGATGTACCACTCCGTGGGCGACTGCTCCGACGACCCGTACCGCATCACGGTCACACCCGAGCGGCTGGAGCGGCAGCTGGCCTGGCTGCGTAGGCGCGGGCTGCGCGGCGTCTGCCTGCGCGAACTGTTCGCCGCCCGTGCCCGGGGCGAGGGGAGGCACCTGGTCGGTCTCACCTTCGACGACGGTTACGCCGACTTCCTCGAGCACGCTCTGCCGGCGCTGCTCCGCCGGAACTGCGGTGCCACCCTCTTCGTCCTGCCCGGGCGGCTCGGCGGCGTCAACTCCTGGGACCCGCTGGGCCCGCGCAAGCCGCTGCTGACCGCGGACGGCATCCGGCGTGCGGCCACGGCGGGAGTGGAGATCGGCTCGCACGGGCTGACGCACGTCGATCTCACCCGGGCCGACGAGGTCACCCTGAAGGCCGAGGTCACCGACAGCAGGGCGCATCTGGCGGAGCTCATCGGTGCGCCGGTCGACGGCTTCTGCTACCCGTACGGCACCGTCGACGAGCGCGCCGTCGCCGCCGTACGCGACGCCGGGTACGCCTACGCCTGCGCCATCGACCCCGGCCCTCTGACGGGCCCGCACGCCCTCCCCCGGCTGCACATCGGCCAGAACGACTCCGCCTGGCGGCTGCACCTCAAGCACAAGCTGCACCGACTGCGCCGACGCCCCGTAGAGGGCCTGTGA
- a CDS encoding glycosyltransferase — protein MKVLHIITGLGVGGAEQQLRLLLRHLTVDSEVVTLTNPGTVADGLIADGVRVHHLGMDGNRDLSALPRLVRLIRAGGYDLVHTHLYRACVYGRLAARLAGVRAVIATEHSLGNSQMEGRQLTAGVRALYLASERLGSATVAVSPAVADRLRRWGVPSPRIEVVPNGIDVTRFRFDLSRRHHTRRRLGLPEDAYVVGGIGRLCAGKRFDVLIQAMTRLPDDHWLLLVGGGPEESVLRRTAHEAGVADRVLFTGERPYVPDGSPGPDLPSLTFAMDLLASPSEDESFGLAVVEALASGLPVLYASCPAIEELPPQATAGARRVRGGPEAYARAVATVRAAGPRPRTAPDAAHRYNITRSAARLMHVYATALSRSLPPSPQGASSS, from the coding sequence ATGAAGGTTCTGCACATCATCACCGGTCTCGGCGTCGGCGGCGCCGAACAGCAGCTCCGTCTGCTGCTGCGTCACCTCACCGTCGACAGCGAGGTGGTGACCCTCACCAACCCGGGCACCGTCGCCGACGGCCTGATCGCCGACGGCGTCCGCGTGCACCACCTGGGCATGGACGGCAACCGCGACCTGTCGGCGCTGCCCCGTCTGGTGCGCCTGATCCGCGCGGGCGGTTACGACCTGGTGCACACCCACCTCTATCGCGCCTGCGTCTACGGCCGGCTCGCCGCCCGCCTGGCCGGCGTCCGGGCCGTGATCGCCACCGAACACTCCCTCGGCAACTCCCAGATGGAAGGCCGGCAGCTGACGGCGGGCGTCCGCGCGCTCTACCTCGCCAGCGAACGCCTCGGCTCCGCCACGGTCGCCGTCTCCCCCGCGGTCGCCGACCGCCTCCGACGCTGGGGCGTGCCCTCCCCGCGCATCGAGGTCGTCCCCAACGGCATCGACGTGACCCGTTTCCGCTTCGACCTGTCCCGGCGCCACCACACCCGCCGACGCCTCGGCCTGCCGGAAGACGCCTACGTCGTCGGCGGGATCGGTCGGCTCTGCGCGGGCAAGCGCTTCGACGTCCTCATCCAGGCGATGACCCGACTGCCGGACGACCACTGGCTTTTGCTGGTCGGTGGCGGCCCGGAGGAGAGCGTCCTGCGCCGCACGGCTCACGAGGCCGGCGTCGCCGACCGCGTCCTGTTCACCGGCGAGCGCCCCTACGTCCCCGACGGCTCCCCCGGCCCCGACCTGCCCTCCCTCACCTTCGCCATGGACCTGCTCGCCTCCCCGTCCGAGGACGAGTCCTTCGGGCTGGCGGTCGTGGAGGCGCTGGCGTCCGGGCTGCCCGTGCTCTACGCCTCCTGCCCGGCGATCGAGGAGCTTCCCCCGCAGGCCACCGCCGGTGCCCGGCGGGTGCGTGGCGGCCCGGAGGCGTACGCCCGTGCCGTGGCCACGGTGCGCGCGGCCGGCCCGCGGCCGCGTACGGCCCCGGACGCCGCCCACCGCTACAACATCACCCGCAGCGCCGCCCGGCTCATGCACGTGTACGCGACGGCGCTGTCCAGATCATTGCCCCCCTCACCCCAGGGAGCCAGTTCGTCATGA
- a CDS encoding ATP-grasp domain-containing protein, with protein MPLLDTRVPAVLLRIDRNPFHHGTLGAVRSLGRAGVEVHVVADSTGSPVTRSRFVREMHPPPPPGASPGEIALALRRVAERVARPAVLVPMDDASAVAVCRMREELAPSYLLPATPGALPERVADKAELALVCASVGIPHPVTLVPDSPAQAADAARRLGLPMVAKWSRPWRVPAGSGLHSTVLVKSAQQARELYLRTEEAGSPLLMQAYLPPGRDHDWFFHGYADRACAVRAGGPGRKQRAWPRGAGLTVVGRWTDNPQVRTLAERLVRELGYRGIFDLDFRRCGTTGSYHLLDFNPRPGAQFRLFSDTAGLDVVRALHLDLTHRQLSEAAPMVGRSYVVENYAPLAALRPAPHGRELAWHAPDDPAPGRAMWALWCRHVARRLRQRLRAAPAAPVTARVGRQAAAPSLPDEENARSH; from the coding sequence GTGCCCCTGCTCGACACCCGCGTTCCCGCCGTTCTGCTGCGGATCGACCGCAATCCCTTTCACCACGGAACGCTTGGTGCCGTGCGCTCGCTCGGCAGAGCCGGGGTGGAGGTGCATGTGGTCGCCGATTCCACGGGAAGTCCCGTGACCAGATCGCGCTTCGTACGCGAAATGCATCCCCCGCCGCCCCCCGGCGCATCGCCCGGCGAGATCGCCCTCGCACTTCGCCGGGTGGCCGAGCGGGTCGCGCGTCCCGCTGTCCTGGTCCCGATGGACGACGCGAGCGCGGTCGCCGTGTGCCGCATGCGCGAGGAACTGGCCCCCTCCTATCTGCTGCCCGCCACGCCCGGCGCACTGCCCGAACGCGTCGCAGACAAGGCTGAACTGGCCCTCGTATGCGCGTCGGTGGGTATCCCCCACCCGGTCACGCTGGTCCCGGACAGCCCGGCGCAGGCCGCCGACGCCGCCCGTCGGCTGGGTCTGCCGATGGTGGCGAAGTGGAGCCGGCCCTGGCGGGTGCCCGCGGGCAGCGGCCTGCACAGCACGGTGCTGGTGAAATCCGCGCAGCAGGCGCGGGAGCTGTATCTGCGCACCGAGGAGGCGGGCAGCCCGCTGCTGATGCAGGCATATCTGCCGCCCGGCCGGGACCACGACTGGTTCTTCCACGGATACGCCGACCGCGCCTGCGCGGTGCGGGCGGGCGGGCCGGGCCGCAAGCAGCGGGCGTGGCCGCGCGGGGCGGGCCTGACCGTGGTCGGCCGCTGGACGGACAACCCGCAGGTGCGGACGCTCGCCGAGCGGCTCGTCCGTGAGCTGGGCTACCGCGGAATCTTCGACCTCGACTTCCGCCGCTGCGGCACGACGGGCAGCTATCACCTGCTCGACTTCAACCCGCGGCCCGGTGCCCAGTTCCGGCTCTTCTCCGACACCGCCGGACTGGACGTCGTACGCGCCCTGCACCTCGACCTGACACACCGGCAGCTCTCAGAGGCGGCGCCCATGGTGGGGCGGTCGTACGTGGTGGAGAACTACGCACCGCTCGCTGCGCTGCGGCCGGCGCCCCACGGACGCGAACTGGCCTGGCACGCCCCGGACGACCCGGCTCCCGGCCGGGCGATGTGGGCCCTGTGGTGCCGTCATGTGGCCCGACGACTGCGGCAGCGGCTGCGAGCGGCCCCGGCGGCGCCCGTCACGGCCCGCGTGGGCCGCCAGGCGGCCGCACCGTCCCTGCCCGACGAAGAGAACGCGAGAAGCCACTGA
- a CDS encoding glycosyl hydrolase, producing MVPQHCRARNRRLTVVAVAVALSATLASGVGFAGTPPDPLAPTPVSPGQPVPAVIEPAAPPATQEPAPAPSPQEPVATPDPSSPPLLEPPEPAPPTASAAGPEPWAPGEESPAFGAFLDSGTPGVASMTKLSRWLGGADLRVGHSYLPGDRWSNIEGAPDFLDGWARWRRAKDDRMFVLNVPMLERNEEGVSDDEVGRLLQEGAAGRFDHHFRALAERLVALDVPDTVLVLGWEMNGTTYTHRCGPDPEAWKKYWNNIVTAMRSVPGQEFRFDFTPSRGQDAIPWTQCYPGDDTVDIIGMDAYDQPRGIPFDEQVTEPYGLQAHVDFAQSHNKPISYPEWGLFRNGDNAEYMRRMLAWFDEHKPLYNTLTDYCPHGVWQCPANPGSSRVYKSVLSGRTGEPTTLPAPTAPPAPTAPPAPTASPAPPASLRPLGCSPLRLGDWAEFWLRRKACLPLDRWSRTR from the coding sequence ATGGTTCCACAGCATTGCCGGGCCCGGAATAGGCGGCTGACGGTCGTCGCCGTGGCAGTCGCCCTCTCGGCCACGCTGGCGTCCGGCGTCGGCTTCGCGGGGACGCCGCCCGATCCTTTGGCTCCAACTCCCGTCTCTCCGGGGCAGCCGGTGCCCGCGGTCATCGAGCCGGCCGCGCCGCCGGCCACGCAGGAGCCTGCTCCCGCGCCGTCGCCGCAGGAGCCCGTGGCCACACCGGACCCCTCGAGCCCGCCCCTCCTCGAGCCGCCGGAGCCGGCCCCGCCGACCGCTTCCGCCGCCGGGCCGGAGCCCTGGGCACCCGGCGAGGAGAGCCCCGCGTTCGGTGCCTTCCTCGACTCCGGGACCCCCGGCGTCGCGAGCATGACGAAACTCAGTCGATGGCTGGGTGGCGCCGACCTGCGCGTCGGCCACAGTTATCTGCCTGGCGACCGCTGGAGCAACATCGAGGGCGCGCCCGACTTCCTCGACGGGTGGGCGCGCTGGCGTAGAGCGAAGGACGACCGGATGTTCGTCCTCAACGTGCCCATGCTGGAGCGCAACGAGGAGGGTGTCTCCGACGACGAGGTCGGACGGCTGCTGCAAGAGGGCGCTGCGGGACGCTTCGATCACCACTTCCGCGCCCTCGCCGAGCGGCTGGTGGCGTTGGACGTGCCGGACACGGTCCTGGTGCTCGGCTGGGAGATGAACGGCACGACGTACACCCATCGCTGCGGGCCGGACCCGGAGGCCTGGAAGAAGTACTGGAACAACATCGTGACCGCCATGCGTTCGGTGCCGGGCCAGGAATTCCGGTTCGATTTCACGCCGAGCCGCGGCCAGGACGCCATTCCCTGGACGCAGTGCTATCCGGGGGACGACACCGTCGACATCATCGGCATGGACGCGTACGACCAGCCGCGCGGAATTCCGTTCGACGAACAGGTGACGGAGCCCTACGGACTTCAAGCACACGTGGACTTCGCGCAGTCCCACAACAAGCCTATTTCCTATCCAGAATGGGGGCTCTTCCGCAACGGTGACAACGCCGAATACATGCGGCGGATGCTCGCCTGGTTCGACGAGCACAAGCCGCTGTACAACACGCTGACCGACTACTGTCCGCACGGTGTCTGGCAGTGCCCGGCCAACCCCGGTTCGTCCCGGGTCTACAAGTCCGTCCTCTCCGGTCGAACCGGCGAGCCGACGACGCTGCCCGCGCCCACCGCACCTCCCGCGCCCACCGCACCTCCGGCGCCCACCGCATCTCCCGCACCTCCCGCATCGTTGCGTCCGCTGGGCTGTTCGCCGCTCCGCCTGGGCGACTGGGCCGAGTTCTGGCTCCGCCGCAAGGCGTGCCTGCCTCTCGACAGGTGGTCGCGGACCCGATAG
- a CDS encoding DUF6207 family protein, giving the protein MADMKPIQDVHMAEPGLLVVDAAAADEETALAFHRAVAHRWATAAVDEKAAVAFERAVSDPWAAPADDRTARVPSQSGVWLRFYLDLRQELGTRR; this is encoded by the coding sequence ATGGCCGACATGAAACCGATTCAGGACGTGCACATGGCGGAGCCGGGTCTGCTGGTCGTGGATGCGGCGGCCGCCGATGAGGAGACAGCGCTGGCCTTCCATCGGGCGGTCGCCCACCGGTGGGCGACCGCGGCCGTCGATGAGAAGGCCGCGGTCGCCTTTGAGCGGGCGGTCTCCGACCCGTGGGCGGCCCCGGCCGACGACCGGACGGCCCGGGTACCGAGCCAGTCCGGCGTATGGCTGCGCTTCTATCTGGATCTGCGTCAGGAACTCGGCACCAGAAGGTGA
- a CDS encoding lysine N(6)-hydroxylase/L-ornithine N(5)-oxygenase family protein: MYDLLVVGAGPYGLSIASHAAAAGLNLRVLGRPMASWRDHMPRGMFLKSEPWASNLADPDGRWRLDAYCATRGLTARHAEPIPVETFASYGLWFARNAVPEVDERMVSRVAAGPVGFEAVTEDGEVLRARTVALAVGVMPFVEVPSPLRGLHPALVTHSSCHSDLARFRGKDVTVIGGGQAALETAALLAEQGTRVRVLARADRLRWNDVPPPGQRPWWQSARTPHSGLGCGWRNWFYAECPDLFRRLPEPTRVGIAATALGPAGAWWVRDRVEPVVEMLLGREVAAARTVPGGVRLETVSRTGDLRSLETEHVVAATGFRATLDRLGLLSAELRGSLATTADGSPAVGRAFESSHPGLFLAGLLTASAFGPSMRFVHGATFTAATLVRGVRHRLRTAPPAGKTPVPAGRRHTAAPWTTPL, from the coding sequence ATGTACGACTTGCTGGTGGTGGGCGCCGGTCCGTACGGCCTGTCCATCGCGTCACACGCCGCGGCCGCCGGGCTGAACCTGCGCGTCCTCGGGCGGCCCATGGCGTCCTGGAGGGACCACATGCCCCGCGGCATGTTCCTGAAGTCGGAGCCATGGGCCTCCAACCTCGCCGATCCGGACGGTCGTTGGCGCCTGGACGCGTACTGCGCCACCCGCGGGCTCACGGCGCGTCACGCGGAGCCGATCCCCGTGGAGACGTTCGCGTCGTACGGCCTGTGGTTCGCGCGCAACGCGGTGCCGGAGGTGGACGAGCGCATGGTGAGCCGGGTGGCGGCCGGCCCGGTCGGCTTCGAAGCGGTCACCGAGGACGGGGAGGTGCTGCGCGCCCGGACGGTGGCGCTGGCGGTCGGCGTCATGCCCTTCGTGGAGGTGCCGTCACCCTTGCGCGGCCTGCACCCCGCACTCGTCACGCACAGCAGTTGCCACAGTGACCTCGCACGCTTCCGCGGCAAGGACGTCACGGTGATCGGCGGCGGCCAGGCGGCCCTGGAGACGGCGGCGCTCCTCGCCGAACAGGGCACCCGGGTACGGGTGCTGGCACGAGCGGACCGGCTGCGCTGGAACGACGTGCCGCCGCCCGGACAGCGCCCCTGGTGGCAGTCCGCTCGCACCCCGCACAGCGGCCTCGGCTGCGGCTGGCGCAACTGGTTCTACGCGGAGTGTCCGGACCTCTTCCGCCGTCTGCCCGAGCCGACCCGGGTCGGCATCGCAGCCACCGCCCTCGGGCCGGCGGGCGCCTGGTGGGTACGGGACCGGGTCGAGCCGGTGGTGGAGATGCTGCTCGGCCGCGAGGTCGCTGCGGCCCGTACGGTGCCGGGCGGCGTACGGCTGGAGACGGTGAGCCGGACTGGGGACCTGCGCTCACTGGAGACCGAACACGTGGTCGCCGCCACGGGGTTCCGGGCGACCCTGGACCGGCTCGGCCTGCTCTCCGCCGAGCTGCGCGGAAGCCTGGCGACGACGGCCGACGGCTCCCCCGCGGTGGGGCGTGCCTTCGAGTCCTCGCACCCCGGGCTGTTCCTGGCGGGTCTGCTGACCGCTTCCGCCTTCGGCCCGTCCATGCGGTTCGTCCACGGCGCGACCTTCACGGCGGCGACGCTCGTACGAGGGGTACGGCACCGACTGCGCACCGCCCCACCGGCCGGGAAGACCCCGGTACCGGCGGGCCGGAGGCACACAGCAGCACCGTGGACGACGCCCCTCTGA
- a CDS encoding lipopolysaccharide biosynthesis protein → MTDNHTRHHRQPGRLARAGLLRPWSLLAAGALAGGLAGGTYGTLKDPTYTATSYVVAVPTAKSDPASALGFAQAYGRAATQLAVLGDAQAWARVPVPTLRRSVRTVTSPDAPMVAVSATSPHPGQAADMANAVTRALTRHANATKDSTHVKLVLFSRAVRPTDPTSPSWAVTGLVGTSAGGLLGGLALLVRPRRTADDRPVRPASVPGPASAADVHGQL, encoded by the coding sequence ATGACCGACAACCACACCCGGCACCACCGGCAGCCCGGCCGCCTCGCCCGCGCCGGACTCCTGCGGCCCTGGTCGCTGCTCGCGGCCGGCGCGCTCGCCGGTGGCCTGGCCGGCGGCACCTACGGGACGCTCAAGGACCCGACGTACACGGCGACCAGCTATGTCGTCGCCGTACCGACCGCGAAGTCCGACCCGGCCTCCGCACTCGGATTCGCACAGGCCTACGGCCGTGCCGCCACGCAGCTCGCGGTGCTCGGGGACGCGCAGGCGTGGGCGAGAGTGCCGGTCCCGACGCTGCGGCGGAGCGTGCGGACGGTCACCTCGCCGGACGCGCCGATGGTCGCCGTCTCGGCCACCTCCCCGCACCCCGGCCAGGCCGCCGACATGGCCAACGCCGTCACCCGTGCCCTGACCCGGCACGCGAACGCGACCAAGGACAGCACCCACGTCAAACTCGTGCTGTTCTCACGGGCGGTGCGGCCGACCGACCCGACGTCCCCGTCATGGGCGGTGACCGGTCTGGTCGGCACGAGCGCGGGCGGTCTGCTCGGCGGCCTGGCGCTGCTCGTACGGCCGAGGCGCACCGCGGACGACCGCCCCGTCCGCCCCGCCTCGGTGCCCGGCCCGGCCTCCGCCGCCGACGTGCACGGACAGCTGTGA